In one Curtobacterium citreum genomic region, the following are encoded:
- a CDS encoding NUDIX hydrolase, translating into MSAVLLVRDRRVLMVRARGRDVLYLPGGKAEPHETDVQAALREAEEEIAVRLTAADLEPFGTVTEPAHGQAPGTIVAMALFLVRPGGASDTASPVASAEVDEVEWVTSADADRCPPAGIETLRRLVIADLVD; encoded by the coding sequence GTGAGCGCGGTGCTGCTCGTCCGTGACCGGCGCGTCCTGATGGTGCGTGCGCGCGGACGCGACGTCCTCTACCTGCCCGGCGGCAAGGCGGAGCCGCACGAGACCGACGTCCAGGCCGCGCTGCGCGAGGCCGAAGAGGAGATCGCGGTGCGGCTCACCGCCGCCGACCTCGAGCCCTTCGGAACCGTCACCGAGCCGGCGCACGGACAGGCTCCAGGGACGATCGTCGCGATGGCGCTCTTCCTGGTCCGGCCGGGAGGCGCGTCGGACACCGCCTCGCCGGTCGCCTCCGCAGAGGTGGACGAGGTGGAGTGGGTCACGTCCGCGGACGCGGACCGGTGCCCGCCGGCGGGCATCGAGACGCTCCGCCGGCTGGTCATCGCCGACCTGGTCGACTGA
- a CDS encoding glutamyl-tRNA reductase: protein MLICLTASHRNASFDLLERLSIGAPTAASRLVTDSDVLDGAVVLATCNRFEAYLDIAGDDRDSAVSATVDAVATASDLVPAEVAESVQVLGGGDVVQHLFAVSSGLESVVVGETEISGQVRRALEDARANGTTTSELERLFQEAAHTSRGVKTRTRIGAAGRSLVRLGLELASSRITDWAHTRVLLVGTGSYAATTIAALRDRGAANIQVFSPSGRAPWFAAKHDLVAATDLRGAIASSDVVITCTSSEVPVVEPTDLDDGQRRIVIDLGLPRNVDPDTADVDGVELLDLETISIHAPIAELNAESEARQMVDDAVSRFRAQALEQSTTPALVAFRKHVFDILDDEIERAKRRDADPESVEQTERALRHLVGVLLHRPSVRARELGRAGRGEEFVGALDALYGVHPEPEAELPSPVVPLADRTAPGSDRTDEADAS from the coding sequence GTGCTCATCTGTCTCACGGCGTCGCACCGCAACGCCAGCTTCGATCTCCTGGAGCGACTGAGCATCGGCGCACCGACCGCCGCGAGCCGTCTGGTGACGGACTCCGACGTGCTCGACGGAGCCGTCGTCCTCGCCACCTGCAACCGCTTCGAGGCCTACCTCGACATCGCGGGCGACGACCGCGACTCCGCCGTGTCGGCCACCGTCGACGCCGTCGCGACCGCGAGCGACCTCGTGCCCGCCGAGGTCGCCGAGTCCGTCCAGGTCCTGGGCGGCGGGGACGTCGTGCAGCACCTGTTCGCCGTCTCGAGCGGGCTGGAGTCCGTCGTCGTCGGCGAGACCGAGATCTCCGGCCAGGTCCGACGCGCGCTCGAGGACGCCCGCGCGAACGGCACCACGACCTCCGAGCTCGAGCGGCTCTTCCAGGAGGCCGCGCACACCTCCCGCGGCGTCAAGACCCGCACCCGCATCGGCGCCGCCGGACGCTCGCTCGTCCGCCTCGGCCTCGAGCTCGCCTCCTCGCGCATCACCGACTGGGCGCACACCCGCGTGCTGCTCGTCGGCACCGGCAGCTACGCCGCCACGACGATCGCCGCCCTGCGCGACCGCGGTGCCGCGAACATCCAGGTCTTCTCGCCGTCCGGCCGTGCGCCGTGGTTCGCCGCCAAGCACGACCTGGTCGCCGCCACCGACCTCCGCGGTGCGATCGCGTCGAGCGACGTCGTCATCACGTGCACCTCGAGCGAGGTCCCGGTCGTCGAACCGACCGACCTCGACGACGGGCAGCGCCGCATCGTCATCGACCTCGGTCTCCCCCGGAACGTCGACCCCGACACCGCGGACGTCGACGGTGTCGAGCTCCTCGACCTCGAGACGATCAGCATCCACGCGCCGATCGCCGAGCTGAACGCCGAGTCCGAGGCACGCCAGATGGTGGACGACGCCGTGTCGCGCTTCCGTGCCCAGGCGCTCGAGCAGTCCACGACCCCGGCGCTCGTCGCGTTCCGGAAGCACGTCTTCGACATCCTCGACGACGAGATCGAGCGGGCGAAGCGACGCGACGCCGACCCGGAGTCCGTCGAGCAGACCGAGCGCGCACTCCGGCACCTCGTCGGCGTCCTGCTGCACCGCCCGTCCGTCCGCGCCCGCGAGCTCGGCCGTGCCGGTCGCGGCGAGGAGTTCGTGGGCGCCCTCGACGCCCTCTACGGCGTCCACCCCGAACCCGAGGCCGAGCTGCCGTCCCCCGTCGTCCCGCTGGCCGACCGGACCGCACCCGGGTCGGACCGGACCGACGAGGCGGACGCGAGCTGA
- the hemE gene encoding uroporphyrinogen decarboxylase, whose product MTDATTPALPDSHPLVTGRTSGSPLVRALRGDRPETLPVWFMRQAGRSLPEYRELRVGTAMLDACLDPALASEITLQPVRRHGVDAGIFFSDIVVPIKLAGVDVEIVPGRGPVLGSPIRTAADVDALEPLDPAALAPITEAVQRTVAELGEKPLIGFAGAPFTLAAYLVEGGPSKDHIRARTMMHAEPETWARLLDWAAGVSGAFLRAQVTAGASAAQLFDSWVGSLSRADYVASVAPHSATALAHVADLGVPRIHFGVGSGEVLHEMTTMGDPADTLAVDAVGVDWRVPLDEAVRRVGPGVTVQGNVDPAMLAAPWPVLEAHVRDVVRRGGAARSHVVNLGHGVPPETDPTVLTRVVELVHSLGSGAADGAGDGEETAA is encoded by the coding sequence GTGACCGACGCCACCACCCCTGCGCTGCCCGACTCCCATCCGCTCGTGACCGGTCGGACCTCGGGGTCGCCGCTCGTCAGGGCGCTCCGCGGGGACCGGCCGGAGACGCTCCCGGTGTGGTTCATGCGGCAGGCCGGTCGGTCGCTGCCCGAGTACCGGGAGCTGCGGGTCGGCACCGCGATGCTCGACGCGTGCCTCGACCCGGCGCTCGCGTCCGAGATCACCCTGCAGCCGGTGCGCCGCCACGGGGTCGACGCCGGCATCTTCTTCAGCGACATCGTGGTGCCGATCAAGCTCGCGGGGGTCGACGTCGAGATCGTCCCCGGTCGCGGTCCGGTGCTCGGTTCGCCGATCCGCACCGCGGCCGACGTGGACGCCCTCGAGCCGCTCGACCCGGCGGCGCTCGCACCGATCACCGAGGCCGTGCAGCGGACCGTGGCGGAGCTCGGCGAGAAGCCCCTCATCGGGTTCGCCGGGGCGCCCTTCACGCTCGCCGCCTACCTGGTCGAGGGCGGCCCGTCGAAGGACCACATCCGCGCCCGCACGATGATGCACGCCGAGCCCGAGACCTGGGCCCGCCTGCTCGACTGGGCAGCGGGCGTCTCCGGGGCGTTCCTCCGGGCGCAGGTCACCGCCGGAGCGTCCGCCGCGCAGCTGTTCGACTCGTGGGTCGGTTCGCTCTCGCGTGCGGACTACGTCGCCTCGGTCGCACCGCACTCCGCCACGGCCCTGGCACACGTGGCCGACCTCGGGGTCCCGCGGATCCACTTCGGCGTCGGCAGCGGCGAGGTCCTGCACGAGATGACGACGATGGGCGACCCTGCGGACACGCTCGCGGTGGACGCGGTCGGCGTCGACTGGCGCGTGCCCCTGGACGAGGCCGTCCGCCGCGTCGGCCCCGGTGTGACCGTGCAGGGCAACGTCGACCCCGCGATGCTGGCGGCCCCGTGGCCGGTGCTCGAGGCCCACGTGCGCGACGTCGTCCGCCGCGGCGGGGCGGCCCGGTCGCACGTCGTGAACCTCGGGCACGGTGTCCCGCCGGAGACCGACCCGACCGTGCTGACCCGCGTCGTCGAGCTGGTCCACTCGCTCGGGAGCGGCGCGGCCGACGGCGCTGGTGACGGCGAGGAGACCGCCGCGTGA
- a CDS encoding protoporphyrinogen/coproporphyrinogen oxidase — protein MTDVVVVGGGVAGLVAARDLAKGGAHVVLVEAGDRLGGMLRRHTVAGLDLDMGAESFATRTDAVARLATELGLGNDVVTPDPRGAWLMTRDGRTAPIPQTGFLGIPGTPMAADVTAVIGQGGGFRAQMDSLLPSPVGAKATSLGALVRKRMGERVLDDLVVPVAGGVYSTHPDQLDPDRVAPGLRAALQREGSLARAVLALRSRAAAGSAVQGIRGGIVRLVDELVADTETYGVEVRMRTRATTVERHAVEVVTASGTRERIPAQVVLSSTADPMRTAAPDRTGIELVTLVVDQPELDAAPRGTGMLVHPEADGVSAKALTHATAKWPWLAEAAGGRHVLRLSYATAPHDDATDPAGVATSLPVDPDDAVGTRATRDATALLGVPVTPDRVAGAARVRWYGPDLTAAGLAEGVEGIGEASSGRGLAGIVAAARASAERVLGS, from the coding sequence GTGACCGACGTCGTCGTGGTCGGCGGCGGGGTCGCCGGCCTGGTCGCCGCCCGGGACCTCGCGAAGGGCGGCGCGCACGTGGTGCTCGTCGAGGCGGGGGACCGACTGGGCGGGATGCTCCGCAGGCACACGGTCGCGGGACTCGACCTCGACATGGGCGCGGAGTCGTTCGCGACCCGGACCGACGCCGTCGCGCGGCTCGCGACCGAGCTCGGCCTGGGCAACGACGTCGTGACGCCCGACCCCCGCGGCGCCTGGCTGATGACCCGCGACGGCCGCACGGCCCCGATCCCGCAGACCGGGTTCCTCGGCATCCCCGGGACCCCGATGGCCGCCGACGTCACCGCGGTGATCGGCCAGGGCGGGGGCTTCCGCGCGCAGATGGACTCGCTGCTGCCGTCCCCGGTGGGTGCGAAGGCGACGTCGCTCGGCGCCCTGGTCCGGAAGCGCATGGGCGAGCGCGTGCTCGACGACCTGGTGGTGCCGGTCGCGGGCGGCGTGTACTCGACCCACCCGGACCAGCTCGACCCCGACCGCGTCGCCCCCGGGCTCCGCGCGGCCCTGCAGCGCGAGGGGTCCCTCGCCCGCGCCGTGCTGGCCCTGCGCTCCCGTGCCGCCGCCGGCTCCGCGGTCCAGGGCATCCGCGGCGGCATCGTCCGGCTCGTCGACGAACTCGTGGCGGACACCGAGACGTACGGCGTCGAGGTCCGGATGCGCACCCGGGCGACCACGGTCGAGCGGCACGCGGTCGAGGTCGTCACCGCCAGCGGCACCCGCGAGCGGATCCCTGCGCAGGTCGTGCTGTCGTCCACCGCCGACCCGATGCGGACCGCCGCTCCCGACCGCACCGGCATCGAGCTCGTCACGCTCGTCGTCGACCAGCCCGAGCTCGACGCCGCGCCGCGCGGCACCGGGATGCTCGTGCACCCGGAGGCCGACGGCGTCAGCGCGAAGGCCCTGACGCACGCGACCGCGAAGTGGCCGTGGCTCGCCGAGGCAGCCGGCGGGCGCCACGTCCTGCGCCTCAGCTACGCGACCGCACCGCACGACGACGCGACGGACCCGGCGGGCGTGGCCACGAGCCTCCCGGTCGACCCGGACGACGCGGTCGGGACCCGCGCCACCCGCGACGCCACCGCCCTGCTCGGCGTGCCGGTGACCCCGGACCGGGTGGCCGGCGCGGCCCGCGTCCGCTGGTACGGGCCGGACCTGACGGCGGCCGGTCTGGCCGAGGGCGTCGAGGGCATCGGCGAGGCCTCGAGCGGCCGCGGACTCGCGGGCATCGTGGCGGCGGCCCGGGCGTCCGCTGAGCGCGTCCTGGGATCCTGA
- a CDS encoding phage holin family protein has translation MSDTRSRGSRSLFGLVGDVPKLVKNLVKGEIDLLKAELIGKAKIIGLAAGLLIGALVVLLYAIGVLLTAAVMGLAVVMPAWLAALIVAVVMLIVAAILGLIGWKRFQKALPLTPKRTIDSVKDDINAVKGMGNKPSSRPGIRS, from the coding sequence ATGAGCGACACCCGCTCCCGTGGGTCCCGCTCGCTGTTCGGTCTGGTCGGGGACGTCCCGAAGCTCGTCAAGAACCTGGTCAAGGGCGAGATCGACCTGCTCAAGGCCGAGCTCATCGGCAAGGCAAAGATCATCGGCCTCGCCGCCGGGCTGCTCATCGGGGCCCTGGTCGTCCTGCTCTACGCGATCGGCGTCCTGCTGACCGCGGCAGTGATGGGCCTGGCCGTCGTGATGCCGGCGTGGCTCGCCGCGCTGATCGTCGCCGTCGTCATGCTGATCGTCGCCGCGATCCTCGGACTGATCGGGTGGAAGCGCTTCCAGAAGGCGTTGCCGCTCACCCCGAAGCGCACGATCGACAGCGTCAAGGACGACATCAACGCGGTGAAGGGCATGGGCAACAAGCCCTCGAGCCGACCCGGCATCCGGTCCTGA
- the hemQ gene encoding hydrogen peroxide-dependent heme synthase, translating to MSSDVQSPAHETDPSSGIDPNLLTAYALWAVFRRPLGPVHRPGDDAVAELDAVVAAAAERGVTIRGFYDVSGFRADADVMIWLHGDDAQAIQAVLREVRRTGLFQDAEPVWHVMAMHREAEFNKRHTPAFLRGKDPEAWITVYPFVRSFEWYLLPEEERSKMLRDHGIAGAKYRRVLTNTIATFALSDYEWILPLESPELVDLVDLMRDLRYTEARLHVREEVPFFTGRRVTTAELPEVLS from the coding sequence ATGAGCTCCGACGTGCAGTCCCCCGCACACGAGACAGACCCTTCCTCGGGCATCGACCCGAACCTCTTGACGGCGTACGCCCTGTGGGCGGTCTTCCGCCGGCCGCTCGGCCCGGTCCACCGTCCGGGTGACGACGCCGTCGCCGAACTCGACGCAGTGGTGGCCGCTGCTGCCGAGCGCGGTGTCACGATCCGCGGGTTCTACGACGTGTCCGGTTTCCGCGCGGACGCCGACGTCATGATCTGGCTGCACGGTGACGACGCCCAGGCGATCCAGGCGGTCCTGCGCGAGGTCCGTCGCACGGGGCTGTTCCAGGACGCCGAGCCGGTCTGGCACGTCATGGCCATGCACCGCGAAGCCGAGTTCAACAAGCGCCACACCCCCGCGTTCCTGCGTGGCAAGGACCCCGAGGCCTGGATCACGGTGTACCCGTTCGTCCGGTCGTTCGAGTGGTACCTCCTGCCGGAGGAGGAGCGCTCGAAGATGCTCCGCGACCACGGCATCGCCGGCGCGAAGTACCGCCGGGTGCTCACCAACACCATCGCGACGTTCGCCCTGAGCGACTACGAGTGGATCCTGCCGCTCGAGAGCCCGGAGCTCGTCGACCTCGTGGACCTGATGCGCGACCTGCGCTACACCGAGGCGCGCCTGCACGTGCGCGAAGAGGTCCCCTTCTTCACCGGTCGTCGGGTGACGACCGCCGAACTGCCGGAGGTGCTGTCGTGA
- a CDS encoding ferrochelatase yields the protein MTDTSQISNGRGTVLAATPAAADGPEHVEVPTAYDAILLAGFGGPEGQDDVIPFLRNVTRGRGIPDERLEEVAHHYRHFGGVSPINAQNRALKAALEAELAQRGIDLPVLWGNRNWAPYLEEAFTEAADKGFTKLIAIATSAYSSFSSCRQYREDYARVLTETGLIDTIQVDKVRQFFDHPGFVRPFVDGVRDGMARAIAENDGLDVATELHVLFSTHSIPSSDAAKSGPDFRGFDDHGAYEAQHLAVAEVVLEQAWNELLEQPEHAHLRGTSKPAWKLVYQSRSGPPSQPWLEPDINDYMNDELQGGPTRAVLIVPLGFVSDHMEVMWDLDEEATETAGELGFWSLRTQTPGVDPAYVSGLVDLVLERVNGTPTSERPHLTDIGPWYDVCRPGCCENVRAGFKPAAAGVAP from the coding sequence GTGACCGACACCAGTCAGATCTCGAACGGGCGGGGCACGGTCCTCGCCGCGACGCCCGCCGCGGCCGACGGCCCCGAGCACGTCGAGGTCCCGACCGCGTACGACGCGATCCTGCTGGCCGGCTTCGGTGGTCCCGAGGGCCAGGACGACGTCATCCCGTTCCTCCGCAACGTCACCCGCGGCCGCGGGATCCCGGACGAGCGGCTGGAGGAGGTCGCGCACCACTACCGGCACTTCGGCGGTGTCAGCCCGATCAACGCGCAGAACCGTGCCCTCAAGGCGGCGCTCGAGGCCGAGCTCGCGCAGCGCGGCATCGACCTGCCCGTGCTGTGGGGCAACCGGAACTGGGCGCCCTACCTCGAAGAGGCCTTCACCGAGGCCGCCGACAAGGGCTTCACGAAGCTCATCGCGATCGCCACGAGCGCCTACTCGTCGTTCTCGAGCTGCCGCCAGTACCGCGAGGACTACGCCCGGGTGCTCACCGAGACCGGTCTGATCGACACGATCCAGGTCGACAAGGTCCGCCAGTTCTTCGACCACCCGGGCTTCGTCCGGCCGTTCGTCGACGGCGTCCGCGACGGCATGGCCCGCGCGATCGCCGAGAACGACGGACTCGACGTCGCCACCGAGCTGCACGTCCTGTTCTCGACGCACTCCATCCCGTCCTCGGACGCCGCGAAGTCCGGCCCGGACTTCCGCGGGTTCGACGACCACGGCGCGTACGAGGCGCAGCACCTCGCCGTGGCCGAGGTCGTCCTCGAGCAGGCGTGGAACGAACTGCTCGAGCAGCCCGAGCACGCTCACCTGCGTGGAACGTCGAAGCCGGCCTGGAAGCTCGTCTACCAGTCGCGCTCCGGCCCCCCGTCGCAGCCGTGGCTCGAGCCCGACATCAACGACTACATGAACGACGAGCTCCAGGGCGGCCCGACCCGCGCCGTGCTCATCGTCCCGCTCGGCTTCGTGAGCGACCACATGGAGGTCATGTGGGACCTCGACGAAGAGGCCACCGAGACCGCCGGTGAGCTCGGCTTCTGGTCGCTCCGCACGCAGACGCCCGGTGTGGACCCGGCGTACGTGTCCGGCCTGGTCGACCTCGTGCTCGAGCGCGTCAACGGCACGCCGACGAGCGAGCGCCCGCACCTGACCGACATCGGCCCCTGGTACGACGTGTGCCGTCCGGGCTGCTGCGAGAACGTCCGCGCCGGGTTCAAGCCCGCGGCGGCCGGCGTCGCACCGTGA
- the hemC gene encoding hydroxymethylbilane synthase, translated as MTDADSAPTTTDGSAASDGPAPIRLGTRASRLAVAQSQDVADRLAKAAGRPVELVTVTSEGDTNRASLASLGGTGVFASALREALVAGEVDVLVHSLKDLPTAPYDGLTIASVPKRADARDVLVARNAATIDTLPEGAKVGTGSPRRVAQLRAKRPDLDVVDIRGNIDTRLGRVEDDLDAVVLAAAGLGRIDRLDAATELLDLGFWPSAPGQGALAVEIRTEVLTSTAKTDENLLAALRKLDHAPTRLTVTAEREVLAKLEAGCSAPIGATAVVDAELLLVSATVYRPDGSEYRTASHAAHLDGSAQDRLDEALAVAGRVAAELLENGAAELADLASSVSREPADGDHSAGPGLATPAE; from the coding sequence GTGACGGACGCGGACAGCGCGCCGACGACGACCGACGGCTCGGCAGCGTCCGACGGCCCCGCCCCGATCCGGCTCGGCACCCGCGCCAGCCGGCTCGCGGTCGCGCAGTCGCAGGACGTCGCCGACCGGCTGGCGAAGGCCGCCGGTCGGCCCGTCGAGCTCGTCACGGTGACGAGCGAGGGCGACACGAACCGTGCGTCGCTCGCGAGCCTCGGCGGCACGGGCGTGTTCGCCAGCGCCCTGCGCGAGGCGCTCGTCGCGGGCGAGGTCGACGTGCTCGTGCACTCGCTCAAGGACCTCCCGACGGCGCCGTACGACGGCCTGACGATCGCGTCGGTGCCGAAGCGTGCAGACGCCCGTGACGTCCTGGTCGCCCGGAACGCCGCGACGATCGACACCCTGCCCGAGGGCGCGAAGGTCGGCACGGGCTCGCCCCGCCGGGTCGCGCAGCTCCGGGCGAAGCGGCCGGACCTGGACGTCGTGGACATCCGCGGGAACATCGACACCCGGCTCGGCCGGGTCGAGGACGACCTCGACGCGGTCGTGCTCGCCGCCGCCGGTCTCGGTCGGATCGACCGGCTGGACGCCGCGACGGAGCTCCTCGACCTCGGCTTCTGGCCGAGTGCGCCCGGACAGGGTGCGCTGGCGGTCGAGATCCGGACGGAGGTGTTGACCAGCACGGCGAAGACGGACGAGAACCTGCTCGCCGCACTCCGGAAGCTCGACCACGCCCCGACGCGCCTGACGGTGACGGCGGAGCGCGAGGTCCTCGCGAAGCTCGAGGCCGGCTGCTCCGCCCCGATCGGTGCGACGGCGGTCGTGGACGCCGAGCTGCTGCTCGTCTCCGCGACGGTCTACCGCCCGGACGGGTCCGAGTACCGCACGGCGTCGCACGCCGCCCACCTCGACGGCTCGGCGCAGGACCGGCTCGACGAGGCCCTCGCGGTCGCCGGTCGTGTCGCCGCGGAGCTGCTCGAGAACGGTGCGGCCGAGCTGGCCGACCTCGCCTCGTCCGTGTCACGAGAGCCGGCCGACGGCGACCACTCGGCCGGGCCCGGCCTGGCCACCCCCGCGGAGTAG
- a CDS encoding uroporphyrinogen-III synthase, protein MTSATAVRVVAGRTMRLPAGVAVACVGEATARAAREAGWPVDLVPDDESAAGLVAALPDTAGPVLFPRSEIAAPTVVDGLRARGIDVSDVVAYRTVGTGDDPVVLVPPPDAVLVTSGSVAQQVVRRMTPLDPRTLVACIGPATADAARAAGLPVQVVARGRSAAALLDAVVETLHPNPRTGRSS, encoded by the coding sequence GTGACCAGTGCGACGGCCGTCCGTGTGGTCGCCGGACGCACCATGCGCCTCCCGGCCGGGGTGGCCGTGGCCTGCGTCGGCGAGGCGACCGCCCGCGCCGCCCGCGAGGCCGGCTGGCCCGTCGACCTGGTGCCGGACGACGAGTCCGCCGCGGGGCTGGTGGCCGCACTGCCGGACACCGCCGGGCCGGTCCTGTTCCCGCGTTCCGAGATCGCCGCACCCACGGTCGTCGACGGACTGCGGGCCCGCGGCATCGACGTGTCGGACGTGGTCGCGTACCGTACCGTGGGGACGGGCGACGACCCGGTCGTGCTCGTCCCGCCACCCGACGCCGTGCTCGTGACGAGCGGGAGCGTCGCCCAGCAGGTCGTCCGCCGGATGACCCCCCTCGATCCCCGCACGCTCGTCGCGTGCATCGGACCCGCCACCGCAGACGCCGCCCGTGCAGCCGGGCTGCCCGTGCAGGTCGTCGCCCGCGGTCGGTCCGCAGCAGCCCTCCTCGACGCCGTCGTCGAGACCCTCCACCCGAACCCCAGAACAGGAAGGTCATCGTGA
- the hemB gene encoding porphobilinogen synthase → MTGRFPQVRPRRLRATPAMRRLVAETRLHPAELVLPMFIREGTTSAIPISSMPGVQQHSLDSFRRALHEAAEQGVGGVNLFGVPTTKDAEGSGATDPDGILNVAIRIAKEEVGDALVVQSDLCLDEFTDHGHCGVLAADGSVDNDATLLRYRDMAVAQAEAGAELVCMSGMMDGQIAAARDALDTAGHSGTALLAYSAKYASAFYGPFREAVASTLQGDRRTYQIDAADGRQGLREVLLDIEEGADVVMVKPAMSYLDVLARTADVSEVPVWAYQISGEYAMITAAAQNGWIDRDAAAMEALVGIKRAGADAILTYFAVDVARQLNQEAGLRTTGSTAAVSGVASTGKAPE, encoded by the coding sequence GTGACCGGACGCTTCCCGCAGGTCCGCCCCCGTCGGCTGCGCGCCACCCCCGCCATGCGACGACTCGTCGCCGAGACCCGGCTCCACCCCGCCGAGCTCGTGCTGCCGATGTTCATCCGCGAGGGCACGACGTCGGCGATCCCGATCTCGAGCATGCCGGGCGTGCAGCAGCACTCCCTCGACTCGTTCCGCCGCGCGCTGCACGAGGCCGCGGAGCAGGGCGTCGGCGGCGTGAACCTGTTCGGTGTGCCGACGACGAAGGACGCCGAGGGGTCCGGCGCGACCGACCCCGACGGCATCCTCAACGTCGCGATCCGCATCGCGAAGGAAGAGGTGGGCGACGCGCTCGTCGTGCAGTCCGACCTGTGCCTCGACGAGTTCACCGACCACGGCCACTGCGGTGTGCTCGCGGCCGACGGCTCCGTCGACAACGACGCGACACTCCTGCGCTACCGCGACATGGCGGTGGCCCAGGCCGAGGCCGGCGCCGAGCTCGTCTGCATGAGCGGCATGATGGACGGCCAGATCGCCGCCGCCCGCGACGCCCTCGACACCGCCGGGCACAGCGGCACCGCGCTCCTGGCGTACTCGGCGAAGTACGCGAGCGCGTTCTACGGGCCCTTCCGCGAGGCCGTGGCGTCGACCCTGCAGGGCGACCGCCGGACCTACCAGATCGACGCCGCCGACGGTCGGCAGGGGCTCCGCGAGGTCCTGCTCGACATCGAGGAGGGCGCTGACGTCGTCATGGTGAAGCCCGCGATGAGCTACCTCGACGTGCTCGCCCGCACCGCCGACGTCTCCGAGGTCCCCGTGTGGGCGTACCAGATCTCCGGCGAGTACGCGATGATCACGGCAGCCGCCCAGAACGGGTGGATCGACCGCGACGCCGCGGCGATGGAGGCCCTCGTCGGCATCAAGCGTGCCGGTGCCGACGCGATCCTCACCTACTTCGCGGTGGACGTCGCGCGCCAGCTCAACCAGGAGGCCGGCCTGCGCACGACCGGCAGCACCGCGGCGGTGTCCGGCGTCGCCTCGACCGGGAAGGCCCCCGAATGA
- the hemL gene encoding glutamate-1-semialdehyde 2,1-aminomutase — MTTTTATTAAQSGANGQLFARAKNSIPGGVNSPVRAYGSVGGTPRFLTAAKGAYVTDAEGREYVDLVASWGPAILGHAHPGTVEAVQQAASRGLSFGASTPGETELAELVKQRVQVDGDGPIEKLRMVSTGTEATMTAIRLARGYTGRDLLVKFAGHYHGHSDSLLAEAGSGVATLALPGSAGITAETAAQTLVLPYNDLDAVRRAFDEHSERIAAVIVEAAAANMGVLAPERGFNRALAQITKANGALLIVDEVLTGFRVGPAGWWGLEASNTVPDGIGWKPDLVTFGKVIGGGMPLAALGGRREVMDFLAPLGPVYQAGTLSGNPLAVAAGTATLRAATPEVYAHLDRTAATIAEATSAALSAEGVAHTVQHAGNLFSFAFLDEAPRNYDDVRAQEAFRYAPFFHAMLDADVTLPPSVFEAWFVTAAHDDRAVSRVLEALPAAAKAAAAATAPA, encoded by the coding sequence ATGACCACCACGACGGCGACCACGGCAGCGCAGTCCGGAGCGAACGGCCAGCTCTTCGCTCGAGCGAAGAACAGCATCCCCGGCGGCGTGAACTCGCCCGTCCGCGCGTACGGCTCCGTCGGGGGCACCCCGCGCTTCCTGACCGCCGCGAAGGGCGCCTACGTCACCGACGCCGAGGGGCGCGAGTACGTCGACCTCGTCGCGTCGTGGGGCCCGGCGATCCTCGGGCACGCGCACCCCGGCACGGTCGAGGCCGTGCAGCAGGCGGCGTCCCGCGGGCTGTCGTTCGGGGCGTCCACCCCGGGGGAGACCGAGCTCGCCGAGCTCGTCAAGCAGCGGGTGCAGGTCGACGGCGACGGGCCGATCGAGAAGCTCCGCATGGTGTCCACGGGCACCGAGGCGACGATGACCGCCATCCGTCTGGCGCGCGGGTACACCGGCCGCGACCTCCTCGTGAAGTTCGCCGGGCACTACCACGGGCACTCGGACTCCCTGCTCGCCGAGGCGGGCTCGGGCGTCGCGACGCTCGCGCTCCCCGGCAGCGCGGGCATCACCGCGGAGACCGCCGCGCAGACCCTCGTGCTGCCGTACAACGACCTGGACGCCGTGCGCCGTGCGTTCGACGAGCACTCCGAGCGCATCGCCGCCGTGATCGTCGAGGCCGCCGCCGCGAACATGGGCGTCCTCGCCCCGGAGCGGGGCTTCAACCGGGCGCTCGCGCAGATCACGAAGGCGAACGGCGCGCTGCTGATCGTCGACGAGGTCCTCACCGGCTTCCGGGTCGGCCCCGCCGGCTGGTGGGGGCTCGAGGCGTCCAACACCGTGCCGGACGGCATCGGGTGGAAGCCGGACCTCGTCACGTTCGGCAAGGTCATCGGCGGGGGCATGCCCCTCGCGGCCCTCGGCGGCCGTCGGGAGGTCATGGACTTCCTCGCCCCGCTCGGCCCCGTGTACCAGGCGGGCACGCTGTCCGGGAACCCGCTCGCCGTCGCCGCCGGCACCGCGACGCTCCGGGCCGCGACGCCCGAGGTGTACGCGCACCTGGACCGGACCGCGGCGACGATCGCCGAGGCCACGAGCGCCGCGCTGTCCGCCGAGGGGGTGGCGCACACCGTGCAGCACGCGGGGAACCTGTTCTCGTTCGCGTTCCTGGACGAGGCGCCGCGGAACTACGACGACGTCCGGGCGCAGGAGGCCTTCCGGTACGCGCCGTTCTTCCACGCGATGCTCGACGCCGACGTGACCCTGCCGCCGAGCGTGTTCGAGGCGTGGTTCGTCACGGCCGCGCACGACGACCGTGCCGTCAGCCGCGTGCTCGAGGCGCTGCCGGCAGCGGCGAAGGCGGCCGCTGCCGCGACGGCTCCCGCGTAG